Proteins found in one Alteromonas macleodii genomic segment:
- a CDS encoding glycoside hydrolase family 3 protein translates to MRKSLIAKVVAGALVSVLVSACASDEDASSVNSAVEKTNKASEIWPKLDIEVKSDPAVEKKVDDILSTMTLEQKIAQMIQPEIRNITVEDMRKYGFGSYLNGGGAFPNNDKHATPEDWVELAEKLYQASIDDSLDGSTIPTMWGTDAVHGHNNVIGATLFPHNIGLGAANNPELVEKIAHITAKEVMATGIDWVFAPTVAVVRDDRWGRTYESYSEDPAIVREYAASVVKGLQGAADKDFLSDQRVISTVKHFVGDGGTVGGDDQGDNVASEQELFDIHAQGYVGGLTAGAQSVMASFNSWNGDKLHGHKYLLNDVLKDQMGFDGFVVGDWNGHGQVKGCNNEDCAQAINAGLDIFMVPNDWKVLYDNTLAQVKDGTIAMTRIDDAVRRILRVKVRAGLFDKPSPANRPLSGNRSLIGKAEHREVAAQAVRESLVLLKNKDKTLPLSANKNILVAGDGADNIGKQSGGWSITWQGTNNTNADFPGGSSIYDGIQEHVESAGGNVELSVEGDFETKPDVAIVVFGEEPYAEGHGDRETLIYQYGSKKDLALLEKLKSQGIPVVSVFISGRPMWVNAELNASDAFVAAWLPGSEGAAVADVLFGEQDFKGKLSFSWPSEPQQIVNKGDEAYEPLLPYGFGLTFSDENVLSDALNTEIKVSTDSNKPMVILNGAVQSPWVLWLYSGDETLPVNASTHTLGALTYRTVDKVVQEDARKVTFDGSKFAAMRFASKSFFREDLSAQLLTEGVLSFNVSRHSDINAPVTVGMNCEGEGDAAGSCSTQIDISEQLKAMPADTWTNVSIDLQCFVDGGIDFTGLVVPFELGSSGKASLSVADIQFTPSAAESASISCQE, encoded by the coding sequence ATGCGAAAAAGTCTAATCGCGAAGGTTGTTGCAGGTGCATTGGTCAGTGTCTTAGTTAGCGCTTGTGCATCCGATGAAGACGCTTCTTCAGTTAACAGTGCCGTAGAAAAAACGAATAAAGCCAGTGAGATATGGCCTAAGCTAGATATCGAAGTAAAGTCAGACCCTGCGGTAGAGAAAAAGGTAGATGATATTTTATCTACCATGACGCTTGAACAGAAAATTGCGCAGATGATACAGCCAGAAATTCGCAATATCACTGTTGAAGACATGCGTAAGTATGGGTTTGGCTCTTACCTCAATGGTGGTGGCGCGTTTCCGAATAACGACAAGCATGCAACTCCTGAAGATTGGGTGGAACTTGCCGAAAAGCTATATCAAGCTTCCATTGACGACAGCCTAGATGGTTCAACAATCCCGACAATGTGGGGTACCGATGCTGTTCACGGCCATAACAATGTTATTGGCGCCACTTTATTTCCTCATAACATAGGTTTAGGTGCGGCGAATAATCCTGAGCTAGTAGAGAAAATTGCTCATATCACAGCGAAAGAGGTGATGGCTACGGGCATTGATTGGGTATTTGCGCCTACTGTTGCTGTGGTACGGGACGATCGCTGGGGCAGAACCTATGAAAGCTACTCTGAAGATCCGGCGATTGTAAGAGAATATGCCGCATCTGTGGTTAAAGGTCTACAAGGTGCTGCTGACAAAGACTTTTTAAGCGATCAGCGTGTAATCAGCACGGTAAAACACTTTGTCGGTGATGGCGGTACCGTAGGCGGAGACGACCAAGGTGATAACGTAGCTAGCGAGCAAGAGCTATTCGATATTCATGCCCAAGGTTATGTTGGCGGATTAACCGCTGGTGCGCAGTCTGTTATGGCATCGTTCAACAGCTGGAATGGCGACAAACTTCACGGTCATAAGTATCTATTAAATGATGTACTTAAAGACCAAATGGGCTTTGACGGCTTTGTAGTTGGCGATTGGAACGGTCACGGCCAAGTTAAAGGCTGTAATAACGAAGACTGCGCGCAAGCTATCAACGCGGGTCTGGATATTTTCATGGTACCTAACGATTGGAAGGTACTGTACGACAACACCCTCGCGCAAGTGAAAGATGGCACTATCGCGATGACGCGTATCGATGATGCTGTGCGCCGTATTCTTCGTGTGAAAGTACGAGCGGGCCTTTTCGATAAGCCTAGCCCAGCAAATCGACCACTTTCAGGTAACCGTTCATTAATTGGCAAAGCTGAGCATCGCGAAGTAGCTGCACAAGCGGTACGTGAGTCACTTGTACTGCTGAAAAACAAAGATAAAACTCTGCCTCTTTCCGCAAATAAAAATATATTAGTGGCCGGTGATGGCGCCGACAACATTGGTAAGCAGTCTGGTGGCTGGAGTATTACGTGGCAAGGCACCAACAATACTAATGCCGACTTCCCAGGCGGTAGTTCTATTTACGACGGTATACAAGAGCATGTCGAAAGTGCAGGTGGTAACGTAGAGCTTTCTGTTGAGGGCGATTTTGAAACTAAGCCAGATGTCGCCATTGTGGTATTCGGGGAAGAGCCTTACGCAGAAGGCCACGGCGATAGAGAAACGCTTATCTACCAATACGGCAGTAAGAAAGACTTAGCGCTACTTGAAAAGCTGAAGTCTCAAGGTATTCCTGTGGTATCTGTGTTTATCAGCGGCCGCCCAATGTGGGTAAATGCCGAGCTTAATGCATCTGACGCTTTTGTCGCCGCTTGGTTACCTGGCTCTGAAGGTGCTGCGGTAGCTGATGTGCTGTTTGGCGAGCAAGACTTCAAAGGAAAACTATCTTTCTCTTGGCCATCAGAGCCTCAGCAGATAGTTAATAAAGGCGATGAGGCTTACGAGCCGCTCTTACCTTATGGTTTTGGTCTTACTTTCAGCGATGAAAATGTATTAAGCGATGCGTTAAATACTGAAATAAAAGTCAGCACTGACAGCAACAAGCCGATGGTAATCCTTAATGGTGCCGTGCAGTCACCATGGGTACTATGGCTGTATTCAGGTGATGAAACGTTACCTGTAAATGCAAGCACTCACACCCTTGGTGCGCTGACCTACCGCACTGTAGACAAAGTAGTGCAAGAAGATGCACGAAAAGTCACCTTTGATGGCTCTAAATTTGCGGCTATGCGCTTTGCTAGCAAAAGCTTCTTCCGTGAAGATTTAAGTGCACAACTACTTACAGAAGGTGTGTTAAGCTTTAACGTTAGCCGTCACTCAGATATTAATGCGCCTGTTACCGTGGGCATGAACTGTGAGGGCGAAGGTGATGCTGCGGGCAGCTGTTCAACGCAGATTGATATTAGCGAGCAGCTAAAAGCAATGCCTGCTGATACATGGACAAACGTGAGTATTGACCTGCAGTGCTTTGTTGACGGGGGCATTGACTTCACTGGTCTTGTCGTACCGTTTGAGCTAGGCAGCTCAGGTAAGGCAAGTTTGAGCGTCGCAGATATTCAGTTTACGCCAAGTGCGGCAGAATCAGCGAGTATAAGCTGCCAAGAGTAA
- a CDS encoding sugar MFS transporter: MDTPVQPNISSAQEQGANGGYRFALISLTTLFFMWGFITCLNDILIPYLKGAFNLSFTQAMLIQFCFFSAYFIVSLPAGMVVSRIGYQKGIVLGLAIACVGCLLFFPAASSQIYGIFLLALFVLASGITILQVSANPFVTALGDPKTASSRLTMTQAFNAFGTTVAPFFGSYLIYGATGEHGGGTPSPSDVQVPYLILAASLLLLALVFMYLKLPKLNHTGANAGVFKGGAWHHKHLVLGAVGIFMYVGAEVAIGSMLVNYLASPAVGGLTEAGAAKLLAYYWGGAMVGRFIGAVVMQKISGGYVLAFNACIAIGLILLSLSSTGDLALWSILGVGLFNSIMFPTIFSLALQQLGKDTPQGSGILCLAIVGGAIVPLFQGMLADSFGVTLSFLLPASCYIYIAYYGLVGSRVSKFQTTEK, from the coding sequence GTGGACACACCAGTTCAGCCGAATATTTCATCCGCCCAAGAGCAAGGGGCAAACGGTGGCTACCGTTTTGCGCTAATCTCACTTACCACGTTGTTTTTCATGTGGGGATTTATTACATGTTTGAACGACATTCTTATTCCCTATCTAAAAGGAGCTTTTAACCTTAGCTTTACGCAAGCAATGTTAATTCAATTTTGTTTCTTTAGCGCTTATTTCATCGTTTCGCTCCCTGCGGGAATGGTTGTGTCGCGCATTGGTTACCAAAAAGGTATTGTGCTTGGCTTAGCTATAGCATGTGTAGGCTGTTTGCTGTTTTTCCCTGCTGCGTCTAGTCAAATTTATGGTATTTTCTTGTTGGCGCTCTTTGTGTTGGCGTCAGGTATAACTATACTTCAAGTGTCTGCCAACCCTTTCGTGACAGCACTTGGTGACCCTAAAACGGCATCGTCACGACTTACCATGACCCAGGCATTCAATGCGTTTGGTACCACAGTGGCGCCATTCTTCGGCTCTTATCTTATCTACGGTGCCACAGGTGAGCACGGTGGCGGCACGCCAAGTCCATCAGATGTACAGGTTCCTTATCTTATATTGGCGGCATCGCTACTGCTTCTTGCTCTTGTATTCATGTACTTGAAGTTACCTAAGCTTAACCACACAGGCGCAAATGCAGGTGTATTTAAAGGCGGCGCATGGCATCACAAGCACCTTGTATTAGGTGCGGTGGGTATATTTATGTACGTAGGTGCCGAAGTTGCCATTGGTAGCATGCTAGTTAACTACTTAGCTAGCCCTGCGGTGGGCGGCTTAACTGAAGCTGGCGCGGCAAAACTGCTGGCGTATTACTGGGGCGGAGCCATGGTAGGGCGCTTTATCGGCGCTGTCGTTATGCAAAAAATCTCAGGTGGTTATGTATTGGCCTTTAATGCTTGTATAGCAATTGGCCTTATTTTGCTATCGCTTTCAAGTACGGGTGACCTTGCGCTGTGGAGTATATTAGGCGTAGGTTTATTTAACTCAATAATGTTCCCTACCATTTTCAGTCTTGCACTACAGCAACTAGGTAAGGACACACCGCAAGGTTCAGGTATTTTATGCCTAGCTATTGTGGGGGGGGCTATCGTTCCACTTTTTCAAGGTATGCTGGCCGACTCATTTGGGGTCACGCTTTCATTCCTATTACCCGCTTCGTGCTATATCTACATTGCTTATTACGGCCTTGTAGGAAGTCGCGTATCTAAATTTCAAACCACGGAAAAGTAA
- a CDS encoding GH1 family beta-glucosidase, with product MKDINLPSNSMMLSKDFLFGVATSSFQIEGDRKGRLDCIWDTFCEKHGTISDATNGDVACDHVALWKEDVALIDALGVDAYRLSISWPRVMMQDGTVNEVGMQFYVNLVNEVVKRGMKVFVTLYHWDLPQYLEDNGGWLNRDTAYAFEKYAEAVAKALGEKVYSYATLNEPFCSAYLGYEAGIHAPGKTGMRNGRKAAHHLLLAHGLALKVLNNHCPNSQNGIVLNFSNCHTTTNSNEDKHAAKLADDYHNQWYLKPIIEGKYPDVIDMLDADSKPEILEGDMDIISQPIDYLGINFYTRTLYQSDGNGWFEIVPPATNELTAMGWEITPDAFTELLVDLNERYDLPPIYITENGAAMDDVLNNGEVIDDTRTAYFHTHLNAVNRAMEKGVDIRGYFAWSLMDNFEWALGYSKRFGIVYVDYETQKRTLKQSALAYSKLVKSRINGYISGIK from the coding sequence ATGAAAGACATTAACCTTCCATCCAATTCTATGATGCTTTCTAAAGACTTTCTGTTTGGTGTAGCAACATCAAGCTTTCAAATAGAAGGTGACAGAAAAGGAAGGTTGGACTGCATTTGGGATACCTTCTGTGAAAAACACGGAACTATTTCAGATGCAACTAACGGTGATGTAGCTTGCGATCATGTTGCGCTTTGGAAGGAAGATGTAGCGCTTATCGATGCCTTAGGTGTCGATGCCTATCGATTATCTATTTCTTGGCCCCGCGTTATGATGCAAGACGGCACTGTTAATGAAGTAGGTATGCAATTTTACGTCAATTTAGTTAACGAAGTCGTAAAACGCGGTATGAAAGTGTTCGTTACGCTTTATCACTGGGATTTACCACAATACCTTGAAGACAATGGTGGCTGGCTAAACCGCGATACCGCCTACGCATTTGAAAAATACGCAGAGGCCGTAGCAAAGGCATTGGGCGAGAAAGTTTATTCTTACGCCACGTTAAACGAGCCATTTTGCTCTGCTTATTTAGGCTATGAAGCCGGTATTCATGCGCCTGGTAAAACAGGGATGCGCAACGGGCGTAAAGCAGCGCACCACCTGCTGCTTGCGCATGGATTAGCATTGAAAGTACTTAATAACCATTGCCCGAATAGTCAGAACGGTATTGTGCTTAACTTTAGCAATTGCCATACAACAACGAATTCTAATGAAGATAAGCACGCGGCTAAGCTGGCCGACGACTACCATAACCAGTGGTATTTAAAGCCGATAATAGAAGGTAAATACCCTGATGTTATCGACATGCTCGATGCTGATAGCAAACCAGAAATACTTGAGGGTGATATGGATATCATTTCTCAACCTATCGACTATTTGGGTATTAATTTCTACACACGCACTCTGTATCAAAGTGATGGAAATGGTTGGTTTGAGATTGTTCCACCAGCAACAAACGAGCTAACCGCTATGGGCTGGGAAATTACCCCTGACGCATTTACCGAACTGCTCGTTGATCTTAATGAGCGCTACGACTTACCGCCTATTTATATTACCGAAAACGGTGCGGCAATGGATGATGTTCTTAATAACGGCGAAGTTATAGATGATACGCGTACTGCTTATTTTCACACTCACTTAAATGCCGTAAATAGAGCGATGGAAAAGGGTGTGGACATTCGCGGATATTTTGCATGGAGCCTGATGGACAACTTTGAATGGGCGCTGGGTTATTCAAAACGTTTCGGCATTGTATATGTTGACTACGAAACCCAAAAACGCACCTTAAAACAAAGTGCCCTGGCATATTCAAAACTGGTGAAGAGTCGTATAAATGGGTACATTAGCGGTATTAAATAA
- a CDS encoding LacI family DNA-binding transcriptional regulator: MATIYQVSEAAGVSLATVSRVMNGNAKVSERTRKKVEDAMASLGYQPNAIAQSLASNRTNSVGLLVSELHGSYFGDLMSTVEHVLKKSGKHVIITAGHVDEEREHEAIEFLKSRRCDALILHAEAVSDDYLKKLVDSKVPVVVINRKVDDLEQHCFVVDNVKGGYLATKAAIDAGHKKIAYISGPLFKKDASDRLAGHKKALEEAGLTFDSNSLFEGDFHESTGQEGMHYLQATFPDFTALVCANDEMASGAMTAAREAGFDIPTQLSIVGFDNVLFSRYLYPKLTTINNPIHAMGEMAAYWVLEHVYDIKSPIPIEHLFVPEVVDRDTLGKL, from the coding sequence ATGGCAACAATTTACCAAGTATCAGAAGCAGCTGGGGTATCGCTGGCTACCGTCTCTCGCGTTATGAATGGAAACGCGAAAGTAAGCGAACGCACGCGTAAAAAAGTGGAAGACGCTATGGCATCGCTGGGCTATCAGCCCAACGCTATTGCGCAATCTCTGGCATCAAACCGTACCAATAGTGTGGGTTTACTTGTTTCCGAACTGCATGGCTCATACTTTGGTGACTTGATGAGTACGGTTGAACACGTGCTAAAGAAAAGTGGTAAGCATGTAATCATAACCGCGGGACACGTCGATGAAGAGCGTGAACACGAAGCCATAGAGTTCTTGAAAAGCCGCCGTTGTGACGCACTTATCTTGCACGCAGAGGCCGTCTCTGACGACTACTTGAAAAAGCTGGTCGACAGCAAAGTCCCGGTTGTAGTGATTAACCGAAAAGTAGACGATCTAGAGCAACATTGCTTTGTTGTAGACAACGTAAAAGGTGGCTACTTAGCTACGAAAGCGGCCATTGACGCGGGTCATAAGAAGATAGCTTACATTAGCGGACCGCTATTTAAAAAAGATGCAAGCGATCGTCTTGCTGGTCACAAAAAAGCCCTAGAAGAAGCAGGACTTACATTTGACAGTAACAGCTTGTTCGAAGGCGACTTCCATGAGTCTACAGGACAGGAAGGGATGCATTACCTTCAAGCGACTTTCCCAGACTTTACCGCCCTTGTATGCGCAAACGATGAAATGGCCTCTGGCGCAATGACGGCGGCTCGAGAAGCTGGATTTGATATCCCAACTCAGCTTTCCATTGTTGGTTTCGATAACGTGCTATTTTCGCGCTATCTTTATCCTAAGCTAACAACCATTAATAACCCTATTCACGCTATGGGAGAAATGGCCGCTTATTGGGTACTTGAACATGTTTATGACATTAAAAGTCCTATCCCAATTGAGCACTTATTTGTTCCTGAAGTCGTCGATAGGGACACACTAGGCAAATTATAA
- a CDS encoding sugar porter family MFS transporter, with protein MHKALTPSLYYTLIVSLGGFIFGFDASVIAGANGFIDAEFNLSDWQQGFVVSSPTLGALIAMLFAGGISDAIGRRKALILVAFLYLLSSIGSALAPSFELLVLARFIGGIAFCSLIIAPLYISEISSPENRGKMVSVNQLNIVFGFALSYFTNYYLLQLSGSGAAWVADWGLDTHLWRYMLGLEVIPAALWFGLLFTIPRSPRWLVLKGRQEEAELVINRLFDKAQAHALVKDIASSLDEKTWTLRERLGFLKAKAMRFPLMVGIIIAIAQQITGINVIFFYAPTIFEQSGVGTNAAFMQAVWIGVVNVAFTVVAMMTIDKWGRKPLLIVGLTGVVLSMAICTYGFKQATYQVQQTAISTIQKEAPIAASKLEPLTNQVYYSDVEFKRALKTVLSSKDFDTYQQPLLTSSITMNAPLVLFGIIAFVASFAMSLGPVMWAMLAEIFPNQTRGLAISLVGVINSLTSFLVQIIFPWELANLGAATTFAIYGCFALISLILVAKLFPETKGKSLEDISRNFEHKAMK; from the coding sequence ATGCATAAAGCCCTGACTCCCTCGCTATACTACACGCTCATTGTTTCCCTTGGTGGATTCATATTTGGTTTTGATGCCAGCGTAATAGCCGGAGCCAATGGCTTTATTGACGCCGAATTTAACCTAAGTGATTGGCAGCAAGGTTTTGTAGTCAGCTCTCCCACGTTGGGCGCACTTATTGCCATGCTCTTTGCAGGTGGCATAAGCGATGCTATCGGAAGACGAAAAGCCCTGATCCTTGTAGCTTTCTTGTATTTGCTTTCCTCCATAGGCTCTGCCCTTGCCCCTAGTTTCGAACTGCTAGTGCTGGCTCGCTTTATTGGCGGCATAGCATTTTGCTCTCTCATCATTGCCCCACTGTATATTTCAGAGATTAGCTCACCAGAAAACCGTGGAAAAATGGTATCGGTAAATCAACTCAACATTGTGTTTGGTTTCGCCTTGTCCTATTTCACTAACTACTACTTGCTACAACTTAGCGGCAGTGGAGCAGCTTGGGTTGCTGATTGGGGTTTAGACACTCACCTATGGCGCTACATGCTAGGGCTTGAAGTCATTCCAGCCGCGCTGTGGTTTGGCCTACTATTTACTATTCCACGTAGTCCTCGATGGTTAGTACTAAAAGGTAGACAAGAAGAAGCAGAGCTGGTGATAAACCGCCTTTTCGATAAGGCACAAGCCCATGCACTTGTTAAGGATATTGCGTCTTCGCTTGATGAGAAGACTTGGACATTACGCGAACGCCTTGGTTTTTTAAAAGCAAAAGCCATGCGCTTTCCTTTGATGGTAGGAATCATTATTGCCATTGCGCAGCAAATTACCGGCATCAACGTTATCTTTTTCTATGCACCTACTATTTTTGAACAAAGCGGCGTGGGTACCAACGCCGCCTTTATGCAGGCAGTATGGATTGGTGTAGTGAATGTCGCCTTTACTGTTGTGGCAATGATGACTATTGATAAGTGGGGTAGAAAGCCACTACTCATTGTGGGTTTGACCGGAGTTGTACTTAGCATGGCTATCTGCACCTATGGTTTCAAACAAGCCACTTACCAAGTTCAACAAACTGCGATTAGCACTATTCAAAAAGAGGCTCCCATCGCAGCAAGCAAATTAGAGCCTTTAACCAACCAAGTCTATTATTCGGACGTGGAGTTTAAACGCGCGCTCAAAACTGTTTTATCAAGTAAAGACTTTGATACTTACCAACAACCATTGCTAACCAGCAGTATCACAATGAACGCGCCCTTAGTGCTATTTGGCATTATCGCGTTTGTAGCCTCTTTCGCTATGTCTTTAGGCCCTGTAATGTGGGCGATGCTAGCCGAAATTTTTCCTAATCAAACTCGTGGTTTAGCTATCTCTTTGGTGGGCGTGATTAACTCCTTAACCAGCTTTCTTGTTCAAATTATCTTTCCATGGGAGCTAGCTAACTTAGGCGCAGCCACAACATTTGCTATTTACGGCTGTTTTGCCTTAATCAGCCTCATTTTAGTTGCTAAGCTATTTCCGGAAACTAAGGGTAAAAGCTTAGAAGACATTTCAAGAAACTTTGAACATAAGGCTATGAAATAG
- a CDS encoding ATP-binding cassette domain-containing protein: MNNGKPAYLTLLLALLHGIAGISILVISAWFIAISAIAPVGFNYVIPAVVIRALALLRIASGYASMWFGHNDLLARIAKARVRVFRQLENSQITDKAYTTEALAQHTEELASKWIAWVAPLSSVVFIFTGLCAAAVYLDLPGAFYILALLVAWLVSVAVQGLSALTLAKKANKANKLFRQQSSDFFNRSAIWHLDKSMIESDPATSNPDSTKIPSASQVWRYQQAQKAKAQRTAWWFQGLAFLFVVLVMSGVSPVASAFVFAPIAIVIPMVLLAAPDWAGAGFLSVSKFAQYKQSVSALKQLKATPIKQYRDREIIHSLNLIQFSAKGRHASIVNSSLPANGVVCVSGPSGCGKSSLLQSIIGLLPATGLRVIDGIGMPEGMVTNWRYVEQEPIVLSGSISLNLDPAGNDISQNEMSELLSALGLEEILPLKNWVGKAGRPLSGGERKRLALARAILAKPPVLAVDEPFEGLDSYTQQKVSEVLNSLSATTLILVASHTTPDALNVKTHLQLGEADIKTSLQTQCAIS, translated from the coding sequence TTGAATAATGGAAAACCCGCTTATCTGACGTTACTACTGGCTCTTTTGCATGGCATAGCGGGGATTAGTATTCTTGTTATTTCTGCTTGGTTTATCGCGATTAGTGCAATCGCGCCAGTGGGGTTTAACTATGTAATACCTGCTGTGGTCATTCGCGCTTTGGCGCTCCTTCGTATTGCGTCAGGTTATGCCAGTATGTGGTTCGGACACAATGACCTCCTAGCACGCATTGCAAAAGCACGGGTGCGCGTTTTTCGTCAGCTAGAAAACAGTCAGATTACTGATAAGGCCTATACCACAGAAGCACTAGCGCAACATACTGAAGAGCTTGCGAGCAAATGGATTGCATGGGTTGCCCCTCTATCAAGCGTTGTATTTATCTTCACAGGTTTGTGCGCTGCTGCGGTGTACCTCGACCTCCCAGGCGCTTTTTATATTCTGGCGCTACTTGTTGCTTGGCTAGTTTCTGTGGCCGTGCAAGGCCTAAGCGCACTAACGCTTGCGAAAAAAGCCAATAAAGCAAACAAGCTATTTCGCCAGCAATCTTCCGATTTTTTCAACCGCAGTGCCATTTGGCATCTGGACAAATCGATGATTGAAAGTGATCCTGCCACATCTAACCCTGACAGCACTAAAATACCGAGTGCTAGTCAGGTATGGCGTTATCAGCAGGCGCAAAAAGCTAAGGCACAAAGAACAGCATGGTGGTTTCAAGGATTAGCATTTTTATTTGTTGTTCTAGTCATGTCGGGTGTTTCACCCGTGGCGTCGGCCTTTGTATTTGCACCTATCGCCATAGTCATACCTATGGTTCTATTGGCAGCGCCAGACTGGGCAGGTGCAGGCTTTTTAAGTGTAAGTAAGTTTGCGCAGTATAAACAAAGCGTCAGTGCTCTTAAGCAACTTAAAGCCACGCCAATTAAGCAGTATCGTGATAGAGAAATAATACACTCACTTAATTTAATTCAGTTTTCTGCTAAAGGTCGACATGCAAGTATAGTTAATAGTTCGCTACCTGCGAATGGTGTTGTTTGTGTTTCGGGGCCGTCGGGATGCGGTAAGTCTTCCTTGCTGCAGTCAATTATTGGTTTGCTGCCAGCTACAGGGCTGCGCGTAATTGACGGTATAGGTATGCCTGAGGGTATGGTGACAAACTGGCGTTATGTAGAGCAGGAACCTATTGTGTTATCAGGCAGTATATCCTTAAACCTAGACCCAGCGGGCAACGATATTTCTCAAAATGAAATGAGTGAGTTGTTGTCTGCGCTTGGCTTGGAAGAGATTCTGCCTTTAAAGAACTGGGTAGGAAAAGCTGGAAGGCCTTTATCCGGTGGTGAGCGAAAGCGATTGGCGCTAGCTCGTGCAATACTAGCGAAGCCACCAGTTCTTGCTGTAGATGAACCTTTTGAGGGGTTAGATTCTTACACACAACAAAAGGTGAGTGAGGTACTAAATAGTCTTTCTGCTACTACATTGATTTTAGTTGCATCCCACACAACACCAGACGCGCTAAACGTAAAAACGCACCTTCAACTAGGCGAAGCCGACATTAAAACTTCACTGCAAACACAGTGCGCTATTTCATAG